Genomic DNA from Nitratidesulfovibrio vulgaris str. Hildenborough:
CTCAACCCGCTCATCGGACGGGCGGTGAACCGGTTCGGCGAGCAGCATCTTCTCACGGTCGAGTATTCCGTACTGGTACTCGTCTTCCTTGGCTACACGGTCACCGACAGTCCGCTTGTCGCCGCCTTCCTGTATGTGGTCGACCACATCTTCTTCAACTTCGCCATCGCCATCCGCACCTTCTTCCAGAAGATTGCCGACCCCGCCGACATCGCGCCAAGCATGGCCATGAGCGTGGCCATCAACCACATCGCGGCCGTGGTCATGCCCGTATGCGGCGGTATGCTCTGGATGCTGGACTATCGCATTCCGTTCTACGTCGGGGCGGGGCTGGCCGTCGCCTCGCTTCTCGCGACGCAACGCATCGGTGCGGAGTTACGGCTTCAGGGCGTGAAGCCTTGCTAAAGAGGAACGCAGGGGCTAATTTCCGACGATACGCACGCAACTGCATGGAGGTCGTCATGTCCAAGCTCCGCATCGTTCTGGTCACCGCCTTCACCCTGTCGCTTCTTGCCTTCGCCACCCTGTCTTCCGCCACCGAGGCGGGGCAGACCAAGCCCCTGCCCGACCGTCCTGCCAAGGAATCCGAACGCGCCACGCAGATCGCCGTGGAGTACGAGGGCACGGACAGCATCGGCGCGCGCCTTGCCATGCGCCTCAAGGAACGGCTGAACAGCAGTTCGCTGTTCCGCCTCACCGAGAAGGATGCCCCCAAGATGCGGATACTGCTCTCCACGGTGCCGGAGTTCCCTTCGCGCCCGGGGGTAGGTTCAGCGTATGCCGTGGTGTGGGCGTTCTCGCAGAGCGAGGGCACCCTCCGCCACTACCTTGCCCGTGAAGTGGGCGTGGTCACCGCCGAGGACGTGGACGGTCTCGCCGACAGGATTGTCGAGAGAACCGACGGTCTTTCGGTCAAGTACGGCTATCTTTTCCAGTAGGCGCGTCATGGAACGACACCTTCTCCTCACCATGGGCGGCGATGGCGGACGAGCGTGGAACCTCAACTTCGCGGGGGGCTTCTTCCGTAACAAGACGGAGATGCGTCTGACGCTCTTCTACGTGGTCCAGGAGGCCTACTGCGACAGGCCGGGGGGATGCGAACTCTCCGAGAACGATATGCGCACGGCGCGTGTGCAACTCGACAAGGCCCGTGAGCACGCCATCAAGCTGGGCTTCGTGCCGGACAATGTCGAATGCAAGGCCGTGCCGAGGCAGTTTGGCGTGGTGCGTGACATCGTGGCGGAAGGCCACAGGGGACTCTACGATGCCGTGGTCTCGGGCAGGCGTTACCGGGGCTTTCTCGAGCAGCTTTACGGCAGCAGCGTGTCACGCGGTCTTCTGTGGGAGGACATCGCCTTTCCCCTGTGGATATGCCATGAACCCGACCCGGGTCTTTCCAACGTGCTGCTGTGCGTCGACGGTTCGGACGAGAACCTCCGCATGGCCGACCACGTGGGCTTCATGCTGGCGGAGGAGACGCATTCGGTGACCTTGTGCCACTTCCGCGACCCCGCCATCGACGGGTTCCTCGCCATCGAGGGGGCGCGGGCTGCGCTGGTGGCCAACGGTGTGGATGCCTCGCGCGTCGAGGTGCTTTCGCTCGAAGCCCACGACAGGGCAGCATCCATCCTGCGTATCGCCGACGAGGGCGGGTATGCCGTTGTCGCGGTGGGCAGGCGCCACGGTCTGCCCGACAACCTCATGCGCCGTATGTTCGGGGGTACGGTCTCGGAGCGTCTCCATACCAAGGTCGACCGCTTTTCGCTCTGGGTGAGCAAATGATGTCATGATGGCGGGGCGTTCATCGCACGATACGGGCGAGGAACTGGAACGCCTGCGCGAAGAGGTCCGTCTTCTGCGCGAGGCGTTGCGGCTTGCCTCTTCAACCTTGCCGACCGGTCCGGACGTGGCGGGGTGCATGAGCGATATCGTCCACGCGTTGCCGGTGCTCGCCTTCTGTTGCGACACTGACGGCAGGGTGGTGACAGCCAACAGCCGCTTTGCCGCCATGTGCCAGTGCTCTCCCGTTTCCCGCACACTGCGTGACGTGCTGCCGACCGCCACAGTGGACGAGCTTCTGTGTCTCGTTGAGCGTGCATGGCAGGCACAGGACGTGCGTAGTGGTGTCGTTCCCATGCCGCCGGGGCTCTTCCAGTGTGTCGTGCAGCCCCGTCTGGATGCCGCAGGCAGGCTGAGCCGCGTTCTGTGCGTGGGGCACGATGTGTCCGGGCTGCTACGTGGCAACCATGAACTCGTGCATGCGCTGGTCGGGGCTTCGCCTGTCACCACGCTCCTTCTCGATAGGGAGTGCACGGTGCTGCTCGGCAATGCCTCCGCTGCAGCCCTCATGCTCTGGCCCCCCGAAGGGCAGGGAGACGGCGACTGCTTCAGGTTCCTGCCCGAAGATATAGCCACGCGGCGCAGGGAGGAGGTCCTCCGTTGCTTTGAAACAGGCTGCGCCGTGGAATTCGAGGATACGCAGGACGGCAGGACCTATCACCATTTCGTGCGCCCCATTCCCGCCAGAGACCATGGCGCGACAGTGGTGGGCGAGGTGGCGGTCTATTCCCTGGATGTCACCCTGCCACGGCGGGCGGAGGCCGACCTGCGCGCCGCGGCCAGACTGCATGCCGCGCTTGCAGAAGCCAGTTCACGGCAGTTCGACAGGCAGTCGGCATTGCTGGACAGGGTGTTTGACGAGGTTCCCGCAGGCATCTGCCTGATGGATATCACCGGGCGTGTTCTGCACCTGAACCGGGCCATGGCGGATGTGGTGGGAGCCTCGGAGACCGAACTCGTGGGGACGGACTGCTTCGCCATGTTGCATCCTGCCGACCGTGCCGCCGCCCGTGCGCTTTTCATGCACGACCTTGAAAATGCGGGCAGCCCGGAGGGCTTTCACGAACTCAAGGAGTATCGTTTCTTGCGCAAGGACGGCACGGCGCGCGAATGTCAGGTCGCCTCTGCCATGCTGCGAGACGGAGACGGACCCATCCTCGGCATGGCGGTGGTGACGGACGTGACCGAGATGCGCCGCATCAAGGCCGAGGCCGCGCGGATGGGCCAGTTGGCCACCATCGGGGAACTTGCCGCGGGGGTGGCTCACGAGATCAATTCTCCTGCCAATGCCATCATCAACTGCGCCGACCTTCTCATGGAGGATGCCTTCGACAGTGCCATGGTACGTGATATGGCGAGGCGCATCCGGAGTGAAGGGCAGCGGGTGGCGGCCATCACCCACAACCTGCTGGCCTTCGCCCGCGAACGCAAGCCACCGCCCCCTCCAGCCCTCGTGGACGTGAAGGTCGTCCTGCGCGACACGCTCGAACTCACGGCGGCCCAGATGCGGGCGGAGGGCATCCTCCTCGAGGTCTCCTGTTCCAGCGGCGCGTTGCATGTGCTGGGCCGCACACGCGAACTCCAGCAGGTGTTCCTCAATATCGTCAGCAACGCACGGCATGCACTCAACGCCATTCCGGGCAGTGCTGCGCGATGCCTGTCGATCAACGCGGAACCGCGGGCTGCGGGTAGTTGCGTGTCCGGCCCCGTCGTCAGCGTTTCTTTCCGCGATACGGGCGGCGGCATCGACCCGAGCATCCGCGACAGGGTCATGGAGCCCTTTTTCACCACCAAGGGAGAGGGCCGGGGGACAGGGCTCGGACTCTCCATAAGCAACGCCATCATCGAGGATCACGGCGGTGTGCTCTGTATCGAGAGTGACGGAGAGACCGGCACCTGCGTGACCGTGGAACTGCCACAGATGGTCGAAGACGGAGACGCCTGATGGCGCATATTCTTCTTGTCGAGGATGACGAGAACCTTCGTTTCACGTTCGAGGCCTTCCTGCGTCGGGCGGGCTATACCGTGGACCCGGTGCCTTCTGTGCCTGCGGCCCTTGAAGCGGCCTTGCGCCAGCCGCCCGATGTCGTCGTGGCGGACATCCTGCTCGGTGGGGAGGAGGGCCTTGTGCTGCCCGGTTCGCTACGCAGCCGCGGCCTTGAAGCCCCCGTACTGCTGGTGACGGGCAATCCGAGCCTTGATACGGCAAGCCGGGCGGTATCGACCGGTGCCTTCGAGTATCTCATCAAGCCCGTGGAACGGGATGCACTGCTCGCTGCCGTGGCACGGGCGCACGCCCACAAGTCGCTACAGGATGAACGGGCCGCACTCCACGACGAATTGCAGCGGCTGCGGGCGCATCTCGAGGCCATTTTCCGTAGCGTGCCCGACGTGCTGGTCTCGGTGGGGCGTGACGGTCGTGTCGTGCGCATCAACGACGCCGGGCTTGGTGTGCTGCGCCTTTCCGGCGAGGAGGTCGAGGGCAGGCACTGGCAGGAGGTGTTCGGCGAATGGGAGTCGCAGCTTGGTGACGTTCTGCGCCATGCCCTCGAATCGCGCCAGCGTGTTCCGCGTCGCAGGGTGAACATCACCGTCGACGAGGGGGCTTCACAGGTTTTCGAAGTGAGTGCCTCGCCCCTGCGCGGAGAGACGGGCGACTACCTCGGTGCGGTGCTCGTTCTTCGTGACATCTCACGGCTGGCGGCGTGCTGCCCCCCCGGTGGTGCGCCGGGCGAATGGGGCCTTGTCGGGCTCTCTCCCGCCATGCAGCGTATCTACCATCTCCTTGAAGACCTCGCGCCGACCGATACCACGGTACTCGTGACCGGGGAAAGCGGAACGGGCAAGGAACTGGTGGCGGAGGCCCTTCATAACGCGGGGCCGCGTGCCACGGGCCCTCTCATCAAGGTCAATTGCGCGGCCCTGCCTGAGACGCTCCTGGAAAGCGAATTGTTCGGTCATGTGCGCGGGGCGTTCACCGGTGCCTTGCGTGACCGGGTGGGACGCTTCCAGCTGGCGCACGGCGGCACCATATTCCTCGACGAGATAGGCGACCTGTCGCCGCAGGTGCAGTTGCGGCTGCTACGCGTCCTTCAGGAACGCGAGTTCGAACGGGTGGGCGACACCCGCACCACGCGTGTGGATGTGCGGGTCATCGCCGCGACCCATCGCAATCTGCGCGAACGCGTAGCAAGCGGGCTGTTCCGCGAAGACCTCTACTACCGGCTGCGGGTTGTCGAACTGCATATGCCCCCTTTGCGTGAGCGGCATGAAGACCTTGCGCTGCTCGCCGAACACTTCGTCGGGGTGTTCAACCAGCAGTTCTCACGCTGTGTCATGGGGTTCACAGAAGCGGCAAGCCGCGCTCTCATGACCCACAGCTGGCCCGGCAACGTGCGGGAATTGCGCCATGCCGTCGAGCACGGCTTCATCCTGTGCAAGGGCGAGCGCATCGACCTTGCCGACTTGCCTCCCGACGTGCAGGGGACGGAAGCTAGCGTGTTCCCCCGGGCCGAGCGTTCAGGGGTGCATGAAGCGGCCGTGCGGGAGGCCCTGAAGAAGGCCGGGGGCAACAAGGCACGGGCTGCAAGGTTGCTCGGGGTGGCCCGACAGACGCTGTACCGCAAGCTGGCCGAGTATGGCATTCGCGACTGACCTCGAGTGCTGGCGTTTGTGAACTGTCACTTCTGGTCGTTATCGGTCGTTCGTAGGCTGTGGAGTGCGCATCGTGCATCATGGTGGCCGGGGCTTCGGTGTGCTGGATCGGCACATAGTGCCAGATTACGGTCAATAGCGGGTTTGCAGCGGTATTCCTTTGATGGTACATGGCGTTAATGGTAGAGGAACAACCATAACGGATGCCAAAGACCAAAGAAGGAGTGACTCCATGCGCCGACTGCTCTTCCTCACTTGCCTGCTTGCGGCAGTGATTTCCTCCTCCGCCTTTGCGGCGGACAAGGTACTCATGATGGCCACCACCACAAGCACCGCCGATACGGGGTTGCTCGACTACCTCGCACCGTTGTTCCAGAAGGATACCGGCATCGAGGTCAAGTGGACGGCTGTTGGCACGGGCAAGGCCCTTGAAATGGGCAAGAATTGCGACGTTGACGTACTGCTTGTCCATTCGCCTTCTGCCGAGGCCAAATTCATCGAAGCCGGTTCCGGTATTGAACGCACCCAGCTGATGTATAACGATTTCGTGCTGGTCGGTCCCGTGGCCGACGCAGCCAAGGCCGCAGGCAAGAGCGTCGATGCCGCCCTCAAGGGTATCGCCGCCGCCAAGTCGCCCTTCCTCAGCCGTGGCGACAAGTCCGGGACGCACAACCTTGAGGTGAAGCTGTGGGAAAAGTCGGGCATGGCCCCTGACAAGGAGTCGTGGTACGTCTCCACCGGTCAGGGGATGCTGCGCACCATCGCCATGGCTGCCGAGATGGGCGGCTACACGGTCACCGACCGTGGGACATGGATCAAGTACGAATCCACTCTCAATGGGGCACCCGTCCTGAAGATCATCGTCGAAGGCGACAAGAGTCTGCTCAACCAGTACAGCGGTATCGTGGTCAATCCGGCCCAGTGCCCCAAGGTCAAGGCCGACCTTGCCCGCGAATACATCAAGTGGATGGCTTCTCCCGCCGGGCAGAAGTACATCGGGGACTTCCTCGTTTCGGGCAAGCCCCTGTTCACCCCTAACGCCGGCAAGTAGCCGCTGTAGGAGTGGACGCCGGATAGTACCGGGGGCGGGGTTGCTTGCAGCCCCGCCTTTCATTCAGGAGCGTCATCCGGGTAAGGCCGGCATCCTCCGTCTTCCGTCGTCAGGCTTCTGATTCGCTTGACCTTTGCCTCATGCGGCGACACGATGTCGGGCAACCCGCGAATCACGGCTGCCCGTGCGGCGCAGCACACAAGATGGGCCTTCGTAATCGGCCTGCCGGGCCGACGGGCTCAACTGGCAAGCCAGCCCTGCTAGACCTGCCGGGTGGGCGGGGGGGCCGAGTCAGCCGGAAGAGTGGCGGGATTGGCCGTTATGGTCGGTCTTTACCATATGCAGCGTGACGAAGCGCCTCGTAAGGGTGCGCATAGACCGTTCTGACGGAGGCGCGGACTGCCGGATACGTGGCAGGACGCGCAGACGGGCGGGGTCCGTCGCCGCGCCGTGAAGGACACATGGACTATATCCTCGATGGCTTCGCCGTGGCCTTGCGTCTCCTGCTGGCAGGGGACCCGGAGACGTTCTCCGCCGTATGGGCCACACTCTCCTCTTCGGCACTCGCCATGGTCGTGGCGTTGTGCGTGGGTATGCCCTGCGGTTTCGCGCTCGGGTTCTTTTCGTTTCCGGGCAGGCGCGTTGCGCGGCTGGTCGTGGACACCATGCTGTGCTTTCCCACCGTGGTCATCGGCCTTCTCGTGTATCTTCTGCTTTCCCGCCGCGGGCCGCTGGCCGACCTCGAAATGCTCTTCACCATTCCGGGCATGGCTGTAGGCCTTGCCCTTCTGGGACTCCCCATCGTCATGGCGCTGACGGCCCTTGCCGTGGAACAGGCCGATGGCAGGTTGCGCCAGACGCTGCTGACACTGGGGGCCGACGGATGGCAGGTGCTCACAGCCACATTGTGGGAGGTGCGCTTCCACCTTCTGGGCGCGGGCGTCACCGCCTTCGGGCGCATCGTCTCGGAGGTGGGCATATCCATGATGGTGGGCGGCAACATCAAGTGGCATACCCGCACCATCACCACCGCCATCGCGCTGGAGACGGGCAAGGGAGAGTTCGCCGTCGGCATCGCGCTGGGGCTGGTGCTTCTCGGCATCGCCTTCGCCATCAATCTGATGCTGGCATTCCTGCGGCGGAGGGCGCGCGCATGACGGCTCTTTTCAGTTTGCGTGGCATCAAGAGGCATTACGGAGGCAGACTCGCCCTCGACATCCCCGCCCTCGACATCCCGGCGGGCCGGTTGCTTGGCGTCTGCGGTCCCAACGGCAGCGGCAAATCCACATTGCTGCGTCTGCTGGCCATGCTTGAGTCACCTGATTCGGGAGAGGTCCTCTTCGAGGGTGCGCCGACAGGCGACCTGCGCACCGCCCGGCGGCAGGTGACGTTGCTCTTGCAGGAACCGTATCTGCTGTCGCGGAGTGTGGCGGAGAACGTGGCGTACGGGCTTTCCGTACGGGGCATACGCGACGAGGAACGTGTACGCGCCTCGTTGCTCGCCGTGGGGCTTGACCCCGACCTGTTCGGTGAACGCCGTCGCAACGAGCTTTCAGGCGGCGAGGCGCAACGTGTCGCACTGGCTGCCCGTCTTGCCATCCGGCCGCAAGTGCTGCTCATGGACGAACCCACTGCCAGCGTGGACGAGGAGAGTGCAGGGCGCATAGCCCTCGCGGCCCGTACGGCGTGCGAACAGGGCACCACCGTCGTGGTCGTATCGCACGACCGGGAATGGCTCGATGCCCTTGCGGATGATCAACTCAGGCTCAAGGCGGGGCGCATCGTCGCCTGATGCTACGGGGCATCCGGCTGTTGCCCGCTGCGCCCCGATGCACCCCGATGCAGCCAGTGTCCTGCGGTGCAGGCGGGCTACGGCGTCAGATATAGGCGTCTTCCAGCGTCGAGAGGTCACCCGTCTCCACGCCCATCTCTTCCGAACGAAGAATACGGCGCATGATCTTGCCGCTGCGGTTGCGTGGCAGTCCCTCACGGAATACGACATCGCGTATGACGGCCACCGGGCCGAGTTCACGCCGGACATGCCCCACCAGTGACGTGGCTAGGGCCTGCTCTTCTGCCGCAGCCTCTTCGGTATCGCGCAGAACGACGAACGCCTTGCCCACTTCGCCCTTCAGCCTGTCGGGCACGCCGATGACGGCGCATTCCGCCACGGCGGGATGCGACGCGAGGGCCGCTTCCATCTCTGCCGTCCCGATACGGTGTCCGGCGATGAGAATGACGTCGTCGGCACGTCCCTGTATCCAGATGTACCCGTCGTCATCCCGGCGGGCCACGTCACCCGTGCAGTACCATCCGGGAAAGCGCTCCCAGTAAAGCCTGCGGAAGGCCTCATCGTCACCGAAGACACCGCATGCCATGGCGGGCCACGGGTTCTTCACCACCAGCAGTCCACCCCTGCCGGGGGGGACGGGGGCACCTTCCCCGTCCACGATATCCACATCCACACCGGGCAGGGGGCGGGCCACCGAACCGGGTTTCAGGGCCGACACCGGCAGCGGGCTGACCATGATCATGCCCGTCTCCGTCTGCCACCATGTGTCGAGCACCGGGCAGCGCCCTCGCCCTATGGTGCGGTAGAACCACACCCATGTCTCCGGGCTGATGGGTTCGCCTACGGTAGCCAGAAGCCGTAGCGTGGTGATGTCGTGGCGCGCGGGGTACAGCGGACCGAATCGCATGAGCATGCGGATGACCGTGGGGACGGTGTACAGGATGGTGACACCCCATCGTTCGACCATGGACCACAGCCTGCCCGCTTCGGGGTACAGGGGGTGCCCCTCGTAGAGGACGGTGGTGGTGCCCGCCATGAGCGGCCCGTACACGCCGTAGCT
This window encodes:
- a CDS encoding universal stress protein, encoding MERHLLLTMGGDGGRAWNLNFAGGFFRNKTEMRLTLFYVVQEAYCDRPGGCELSENDMRTARVQLDKAREHAIKLGFVPDNVECKAVPRQFGVVRDIVAEGHRGLYDAVVSGRRYRGFLEQLYGSSVSRGLLWEDIAFPLWICHEPDPGLSNVLLCVDGSDENLRMADHVGFMLAEETHSVTLCHFRDPAIDGFLAIEGARAALVANGVDASRVEVLSLEAHDRAASILRIADEGGYAVVAVGRRHGLPDNLMRRMFGGTVSERLHTKVDRFSLWVSK
- the acs gene encoding acetate--CoA ligase, whose amino-acid sequence is MASPAATLDALLREERVFRPLPRVVADAVVNPQDVARAREQAGTAPLAFWEEAAEELEWFRRWDGVLDDSNAPFMRWFPGALCNIVHNALDRHIETSNRHRLALIWEGEPGDSRRFTYFDLYREVNRLANAMRSLGVTKGDRVVIYMPPLPETVFAMLACAKIGAVHSTVFGGFSARSLCDRVEDARPTLLLTVDGFYRNGRVVPLKPVADDAVDALSPEARAGLHHVVVVHRAHLETPMRDGRDIWYHDLVRGQSTEALTEVLSANDPLFVLYTSGTTGKPKGLVHSHGGYMVGVHRTMRWVFDVRPTDIFWCTAEPGWITGHSYGVYGPLMAGTTTVLYEGHPLYPEAGRLWSMVERWGVTILYTVPTVIRMLMRFGPLYPARHDITTLRLLATVGEPISPETWVWFYRTIGRGRCPVLDTWWQTETGMIMVSPLPVSALKPGSVARPLPGVDVDIVDGEGAPVPPGRGGLLVVKNPWPAMACGVFGDDEAFRRLYWERFPGWYCTGDVARRDDDGYIWIQGRADDVILIAGHRIGTAEMEAALASHPAVAECAVIGVPDRLKGEVGKAFVVLRDTEEAAAEEQALATSLVGHVRRELGPVAVIRDVVFREGLPRNRSGKIMRRILRSEEMGVETGDLSTLEDAYI
- a CDS encoding substrate-binding domain-containing protein, with product MRRLLFLTCLLAAVISSSAFAADKVLMMATTTSTADTGLLDYLAPLFQKDTGIEVKWTAVGTGKALEMGKNCDVDVLLVHSPSAEAKFIEAGSGIERTQLMYNDFVLVGPVADAAKAAGKSVDAALKGIAAAKSPFLSRGDKSGTHNLEVKLWEKSGMAPDKESWYVSTGQGMLRTIAMAAEMGGYTVTDRGTWIKYESTLNGAPVLKIIVEGDKSLLNQYSGIVVNPAQCPKVKADLAREYIKWMASPAGQKYIGDFLVSGKPLFTPNAGK
- a CDS encoding PAS domain-containing protein, with the protein product MMAGRSSHDTGEELERLREEVRLLREALRLASSTLPTGPDVAGCMSDIVHALPVLAFCCDTDGRVVTANSRFAAMCQCSPVSRTLRDVLPTATVDELLCLVERAWQAQDVRSGVVPMPPGLFQCVVQPRLDAAGRLSRVLCVGHDVSGLLRGNHELVHALVGASPVTTLLLDRECTVLLGNASAAALMLWPPEGQGDGDCFRFLPEDIATRRREEVLRCFETGCAVEFEDTQDGRTYHHFVRPIPARDHGATVVGEVAVYSLDVTLPRRAEADLRAAARLHAALAEASSRQFDRQSALLDRVFDEVPAGICLMDITGRVLHLNRAMADVVGASETELVGTDCFAMLHPADRAAARALFMHDLENAGSPEGFHELKEYRFLRKDGTARECQVASAMLRDGDGPILGMAVVTDVTEMRRIKAEAARMGQLATIGELAAGVAHEINSPANAIINCADLLMEDAFDSAMVRDMARRIRSEGQRVAAITHNLLAFARERKPPPPPALVDVKVVLRDTLELTAAQMRAEGILLEVSCSSGALHVLGRTRELQQVFLNIVSNARHALNAIPGSAARCLSINAEPRAAGSCVSGPVVSVSFRDTGGGIDPSIRDRVMEPFFTTKGEGRGTGLGLSISNAIIEDHGGVLCIESDGETGTCVTVELPQMVEDGDA
- a CDS encoding sigma-54-dependent Fis family transcriptional regulator; its protein translation is MAHILLVEDDENLRFTFEAFLRRAGYTVDPVPSVPAALEAALRQPPDVVVADILLGGEEGLVLPGSLRSRGLEAPVLLVTGNPSLDTASRAVSTGAFEYLIKPVERDALLAAVARAHAHKSLQDERAALHDELQRLRAHLEAIFRSVPDVLVSVGRDGRVVRINDAGLGVLRLSGEEVEGRHWQEVFGEWESQLGDVLRHALESRQRVPRRRVNITVDEGASQVFEVSASPLRGETGDYLGAVLVLRDISRLAACCPPGGAPGEWGLVGLSPAMQRIYHLLEDLAPTDTTVLVTGESGTGKELVAEALHNAGPRATGPLIKVNCAALPETLLESELFGHVRGAFTGALRDRVGRFQLAHGGTIFLDEIGDLSPQVQLRLLRVLQEREFERVGDTRTTRVDVRVIAATHRNLRERVASGLFREDLYYRLRVVELHMPPLRERHEDLALLAEHFVGVFNQQFSRCVMGFTEAASRALMTHSWPGNVRELRHAVEHGFILCKGERIDLADLPPDVQGTEASVFPRAERSGVHEAAVREALKKAGGNKARAARLLGVARQTLYRKLAEYGIRD
- a CDS encoding ABC transporter ATP-binding protein; translation: MTALFSLRGIKRHYGGRLALDIPALDIPAGRLLGVCGPNGSGKSTLLRLLAMLESPDSGEVLFEGAPTGDLRTARRQVTLLLQEPYLLSRSVAENVAYGLSVRGIRDEERVRASLLAVGLDPDLFGERRRNELSGGEAQRVALAARLAIRPQVLLMDEPTASVDEESAGRIALAARTACEQGTTVVVVSHDREWLDALADDQLRLKAGRIVA
- a CDS encoding ABC transporter permease, producing the protein MDYILDGFAVALRLLLAGDPETFSAVWATLSSSALAMVVALCVGMPCGFALGFFSFPGRRVARLVVDTMLCFPTVVIGLLVYLLLSRRGPLADLEMLFTIPGMAVGLALLGLPIVMALTALAVEQADGRLRQTLLTLGADGWQVLTATLWEVRFHLLGAGVTAFGRIVSEVGISMMVGGNIKWHTRTITTAIALETGKGEFAVGIALGLVLLGIAFAINLMLAFLRRRARA